A part of Xenopus tropicalis strain Nigerian chromosome 4, UCB_Xtro_10.0, whole genome shotgun sequence genomic DNA contains:
- the nisch gene encoding nischarin isoform X5 — protein sequence MEDEEAEERREVRVVGSELVENYTVYIIQLRAGSFHWEVRHRYSDFYDLHEKLTAENKIERNLLPPKKMIGKNSRSLVEKRQKDLELYLQTLLGTFPLAVPKALARFLHFHLYEIHGIAAVLAEELFHKGEQLLLAGEVFTVTPLQLYAVTQLLRRAKPTCSTGDARNDLGHIMDFACRLKYLRISGRTGPVGTSNIHEQSLPCDLSIFKSLCQIEVSQCNARLLSGLTSCRRSLATISIHCSASSMKDILVPEAYDFEQWEPEGVAPGSPITAVVPKWKVLTTLDLSHNRISCIDESVKLIPEIEFLDFSHNDISTIENLQHLYNLIHLDLSYNKLADLTGIYTKVGNIKTLSLAGNVLESLRGLNKLYSLVNLDLSQNRIEQLEEVRNIGGLPCLEGVLLAGNPLTVIPDYRTKVLALFGDRASEVCLDSTRTTEKELDTVEVLKAIQKSRDARNKLASSEKKINEELRPSAAGSSSPARASSSSLSRPISCSQGADSIDLSLAKRLSPGGAQQSGSGDPAAKQEAERGKPCEGDVQRDVSDPPPGSGTSCREDAVTLDQWGPCPCMSLYQGDKELLPYISVLMEGALREPRHVAGEAENKWGPHSCEFHKTEDGYFEMGPDTQTTDGTFPAAPAVSHIVWGLSFHSRGAAELRPFASCLVLTDTLVVCFELAPDSAPNLLRLVLCFAYGDVAGFHFPVPDICLRVSLGDGEESVFVMSDLQGLQQLSACLKARCPPSHTPERIIPEPMSLQDLLLYISEVQQVVLSDSDVKGCFPVYLFNGEAAGDPAQPEPPFHTQTWPPAASCAALLSIISTGLQPGGERLLPHWLLLTQQCFILITVDISTITGNRAEYAGNALTMSAIPLASVALEPESPPAENKPPQFAGHTVPLMVDYRAVSAFFVVPQNKFHFLSVFNQLRKSLQGIKNLVICKSIKNLDDSQSWVGDAHRPPTHSLSPVAPHRARPPQYPSESLTQRLSEENHIPFYLPASASLRFIAELKGKALVELFRSCVAEAEGEELRHLTWASLLLYGTPDTEFPSCILLSTQAVYFLLDDTQNPKEEVNWAENCQNSQKTGGIVGMGRKLSEWAENCQNGQKTVGMGRKLSEYSQDSQELAENSE from the exons atggagGACGAGGAGGCAGAGGAACGACGGGAGGTCCGGGTTGTGGGCTCCGAACTGGTGGAGAACTACAcg GTTTATATCATTCAGCTCCGCGCTGGGAGTTTCCACTGGGAAGTGAGACACCGATACAGCGACTTCTATGATCTCCATGAGAAG TTGACGGCGGAGAATAAAATCGAGAGGAACCTTTTGCCCCCGAAGAAGATGATCGGGAAGAACTCGAGAAGTTTGGTGGAAAAGCGGCAGAAAGATCTGGAATTGTATCTGCAGACGCTGCTTGGCACGTTCCCCCTCGCTGTGCCCAAAGCCCTGGCACGCTTCCTGCATTTCCACCTCTat GAAATCCATGGAATCGCTGCAGTTCTGGCCGAGGAGCTTTTCCATAAAG GGGAGCAGTTGCTATTGGCCGGAGAGGTATTTACCGTGACCCCACTGCAGCTCTATGCCGTGACGCAGTTACTCCGACGCGCCAAGCCCACCTGTAGCACCGGCGACGCCAGGAACGACCTGGGGCACATCATGGATTTTGCTTGTAGACTGAAATACCTCCGG ATCAGCGGCCGGACCGGTCCTGTTGGGACGAGTAATATCCATGAGCAGTCTCTTCCCTGTGACCTCTCCATCTTCAAATCCCTCTGTCAGATTGAG GTCAGTCAGTGCAACGCCCGGCTCCTCAGCGGCCTCACTTCCTGTAGGAGGAGTTTAGCCACCATCAGCATCCACTGCTCCGCCTCTTCCATGAAG GACATTCTGGTGCCGGAGGCCTATGACTTTGAGCAGTGGGAGCCGGAGGGAGTGGCCCCTGGGAGCCCCATTACTGCAGTTGTGCCCAAGTGGAAAGTGCTCACAACTCTGGATCTGAGCCACAATCGGATCTCCTGTATCGATGAGTCTGTT aaaCTGATTCCTGAGATTGAATTCTTGGATTTCAGTCACAACGACATCTCTACAATAGAAAATCTGCAG CACCTGTACAACCTCATTCACTTGGACCTGTCCTACAACAAACTGGCAGACCTGACTGGCATCTACACTAAGGTTGGGAATATCAAGACTCTCAGTCTGGCCGGGAACGTACTGGAAAGTCTCCGCGGCCTCAATAAATTGTATTCACTTGTTAACCTGGATCTGAGCCAGAACAGAATTGAGCAG ttGGAAGAAGTAAGGAACATCGGGGGGCTGCCGTGCCTGGAGGGGGTGCTCCTCGCTGGGAACCCTCTCACTGTCATTCCGGATTACAGGACCAAAGTTCTGGCGCTGTTTGGGGACAGAGCGTCTGAG GTCTGTTTGGACAGTACCAGAACCACAGAGAAAGAGCTGGACACGGTGGAAGTGCTGAAGGCCATACAGAAATCAAGGGACGCACGGAATAAATTGGCTTCTTCTGAGAAAAAG ATCAATGAGGAATTGCGACCCTCTGCTGCTGGCTCTTCCTCCCCTGCCCGTGcttcctcttcctctctctctcggCCTATTAGCTGCAGCCAAG GTGCAGATTCTATAGACCTTTCTTTAGCGAAAAGACTGTCCCCAGGTGGAGCCCAACAGAGTGGCTCTGGGGACCCGGCGGCCAAGCAAGAAGCGGAGAGAGGGAAG CCGTGTGAGGGGGATGTACAGAGAGACGTGTCTGACCCTCCCCCGggcag TGGGACCAGTTGCCGGGAAGATGCCGTTACGTTGGACCAATGGGGCCCCTGTCCCTGTATGTCGCTGTATCAGGGGGACAAGGAGCTGCTCCCCTACATTTCTGTGCTGATGGAGGGCGCATTGAGGGAACCCCGACATGTCGCTGGGGAGGCGGAGAATAAGTGGGGGCCCCACAGTTGCGAGTTCCATAAGACAGAAGACGGTTACTTTGAGATGGGGCCGGATACCCAAACGACAGATGGAACCTTCCCAGCTGCCCCGGCTGTCAGTCACATAGTGTGGGGTCTCTCGTTCCACAGTCGGGGGGCAGCGGAGCTCAGACCCTTCGCCTCGTGCCTTGTGCTCACCGATACCCTCGTCGTCTGCTTTGAGCTGGCGCCCGACTCCGCCCCCAACTTACTGCGACTGGTTCTGTGTTTCGCCTATGGGGACGTCGCAGGATTTCATTTCCCCGTCCCGGACATTTGCCTGAGAGTCAGTTTGGGGGACGGGGAGGAGAGTGTCTTTGTTATGTCAGACTTGCAGGGCTTGCAGCAACTCTCTGCCTGTTTGAAAGCCCGCTGCCCCCCAAGCCACACCCCTGAGAGGATTATTCCTGAACCAATGAGCTTGCAGGATTTGCTCCTTTATATTTCCGAGGTGCAGCAAGTCGTACTGAGCGATAGCGACGTAAAGGGATGTTTCCCGGTGTATCTGTTTAACGGTGAGGCCGCCGGTGACCCCGCCCAACCAGAGCCTCCATTTCATACACAAACATGGCCTCCAGCTGCCTCCTGTGCTGCACTCCTTTCCATCATATCTACAGGCCTTCAGCCCGGGGGGGAAAGGCTGCTCCCCCATTGGCTACTCCTCACTCAGCAATGTTTCATACTAATTACAGTCGACATTAGTACAATAACCGGTAACCGGGCGGAGTACGCGGGAAATGCGTTAACGATGAGCGCCATTCCCTTGGCTTCGGTTGCGTTGGAGCCGGAGAGTCCCCCTGCTGAGAATAAGCCCCCCCAGTTTGCCGGacacactgtccctttaatggtggatTACAGAGCAGTCAGCGCATTCTTTGTTGTGCCCCAAAATAAATTCCACTTCTTGTCGGTGTTTAACCAGCTGAGAAAGTCCCTTCAGGGGATAAAGAACTTGGTGATTTGCAAATCCATAAAAAATCTGGACGATTCCCAGAGCTGGGTGGGCGACGCCCACAGACCCCCAACGCACTCGCTAAG CCCCGTTGCGCCCCACAGGGCACGGCCCCCCCAGTACCCATCAGAGAGCCTGACACAGAGATTATCAGAGGAAAACCACATTCCCTTCTACCTTCCTGCATCGGCCTCGCTGCGCTTCATTGCTGAACTGAAGGGGAAGGCGCTGGTGGAGCTGTTCCGTAGCTGCGTTGCCGAG GCAGAGGGGGAGGAGCTGAGGCATCTCACGTGGGCATCACTGCTGCTTTATGGGACCCCCGATACAGAGTTTCCATCCTGCATTTTACTTTCAACACAAGCTGTTTATTTTCTCTTGGATGATACTCAGAACCCCAAAGAAGAAG taaactgggcagaaaactgtCAGAATAGTCAGAAAACTGGCGGAATAGTCGGAATGGGTAGAAAACTGTCGGAATGGGCAGAAAACTGTCAGAATGGGCAGAAAACTGTCGGAATGGGCAGAAAACTGTCGGAATACTCACAAGACTCACAAGAATTGGCAGAAAACTCAGAATAG
- the nisch gene encoding nischarin isoform X6 codes for MEDEEAEERREVRVVGSELVENYTVYIIQLRAGSFHWEVRHRYSDFYDLHEKLTAENKIERNLLPPKKMIGKNSRSLVEKRQKDLELYLQTLLGTFPLAVPKALARFLHFHLYEIHGIAAVLAEELFHKGEQLLLAGEVFTVTPLQLYAVTQLLRRAKPTCSTGDARNDLGHIMDFACRLKYLRISGRTGPVGTSNIHEQSLPCDLSIFKSLCQIEVSQCNARLLSGLTSCRRSLATISIHCSASSMKDILVPEAYDFEQWEPEGVAPGSPITAVVPKWKVLTTLDLSHNRISCIDESVKLIPEIEFLDFSHNDISTIENLQHLYNLIHLDLSYNKLADLTGIYTKVGNIKTLSLAGNVLESLRGLNKLYSLVNLDLSQNRIEQLEEVRNIGGLPCLEGVLLAGNPLTVIPDYRTKVLALFGDRASEVCLDSTRTTEKELDTVEVLKAIQKSRDARNKLASSEKKQ; via the exons atggagGACGAGGAGGCAGAGGAACGACGGGAGGTCCGGGTTGTGGGCTCCGAACTGGTGGAGAACTACAcg GTTTATATCATTCAGCTCCGCGCTGGGAGTTTCCACTGGGAAGTGAGACACCGATACAGCGACTTCTATGATCTCCATGAGAAG TTGACGGCGGAGAATAAAATCGAGAGGAACCTTTTGCCCCCGAAGAAGATGATCGGGAAGAACTCGAGAAGTTTGGTGGAAAAGCGGCAGAAAGATCTGGAATTGTATCTGCAGACGCTGCTTGGCACGTTCCCCCTCGCTGTGCCCAAAGCCCTGGCACGCTTCCTGCATTTCCACCTCTat GAAATCCATGGAATCGCTGCAGTTCTGGCCGAGGAGCTTTTCCATAAAG GGGAGCAGTTGCTATTGGCCGGAGAGGTATTTACCGTGACCCCACTGCAGCTCTATGCCGTGACGCAGTTACTCCGACGCGCCAAGCCCACCTGTAGCACCGGCGACGCCAGGAACGACCTGGGGCACATCATGGATTTTGCTTGTAGACTGAAATACCTCCGG ATCAGCGGCCGGACCGGTCCTGTTGGGACGAGTAATATCCATGAGCAGTCTCTTCCCTGTGACCTCTCCATCTTCAAATCCCTCTGTCAGATTGAG GTCAGTCAGTGCAACGCCCGGCTCCTCAGCGGCCTCACTTCCTGTAGGAGGAGTTTAGCCACCATCAGCATCCACTGCTCCGCCTCTTCCATGAAG GACATTCTGGTGCCGGAGGCCTATGACTTTGAGCAGTGGGAGCCGGAGGGAGTGGCCCCTGGGAGCCCCATTACTGCAGTTGTGCCCAAGTGGAAAGTGCTCACAACTCTGGATCTGAGCCACAATCGGATCTCCTGTATCGATGAGTCTGTT aaaCTGATTCCTGAGATTGAATTCTTGGATTTCAGTCACAACGACATCTCTACAATAGAAAATCTGCAG CACCTGTACAACCTCATTCACTTGGACCTGTCCTACAACAAACTGGCAGACCTGACTGGCATCTACACTAAGGTTGGGAATATCAAGACTCTCAGTCTGGCCGGGAACGTACTGGAAAGTCTCCGCGGCCTCAATAAATTGTATTCACTTGTTAACCTGGATCTGAGCCAGAACAGAATTGAGCAG ttGGAAGAAGTAAGGAACATCGGGGGGCTGCCGTGCCTGGAGGGGGTGCTCCTCGCTGGGAACCCTCTCACTGTCATTCCGGATTACAGGACCAAAGTTCTGGCGCTGTTTGGGGACAGAGCGTCTGAG GTCTGTTTGGACAGTACCAGAACCACAGAGAAAGAGCTGGACACGGTGGAAGTGCTGAAGGCCATACAGAAATCAAGGGACGCACGGAATAAATTGGCTTCTTCTGAGAAAAAG CAATGA